The following are encoded in a window of Arthrobacter sp. NicSoilB4 genomic DNA:
- the nagA gene encoding N-acetylglucosamine-6-phosphate deacetylase, translated as MTARGPAASYLLAGTVISDGAACPDSVVAVLGDRIVYAGPRSGFDASALPGVEELELPSGSILLPGLVDLHCHGAAGGDFPAGDDGGCRAAVDYLHRNGTTTLLASLVTAAPEDLLRGVRTLKLLADEGLIAGIHSEGPFLSHARCGAQNPDWLRDPDPELLRQLLQEANGWLKTMTYAPELPGADELVRMLIESGVTPSLGHTDADASVAAASLEAAAAGLARWEGRTARPTVTHLFNGMPPLHHRKPGPLAACLRLAGAGTVAVELVADGVHLAPETVQMVFQLVRAENVVLVTDSMAAAGLPDGDYRLGRSAVSVRSGMATLQGADTLAGGTATLLDVVRRTIEAGVSPAEAVAAATCVPARVLGLESEIGSLRGGMRADVVVVDQHFGLVAVLRGGEVIGQVGTS; from the coding sequence GTGACGGCACGGGGACCTGCCGCGTCCTATCTTCTTGCCGGCACCGTCATCAGCGACGGCGCCGCCTGTCCTGATTCAGTCGTTGCCGTTCTTGGTGACCGCATTGTCTACGCGGGACCGCGGAGCGGTTTTGATGCCTCGGCCCTGCCGGGCGTGGAGGAGCTTGAGCTTCCCTCCGGGAGCATTCTTCTTCCGGGACTGGTGGATCTTCATTGCCACGGGGCCGCCGGCGGCGACTTTCCGGCGGGCGACGACGGCGGCTGCCGTGCCGCGGTGGACTACCTGCACCGGAACGGGACGACGACGTTGCTCGCCAGCCTGGTGACGGCGGCGCCGGAGGACCTGCTGAGGGGCGTCCGGACGCTGAAGCTGTTGGCGGACGAGGGCCTGATTGCCGGCATCCATTCCGAGGGACCGTTCCTGTCCCACGCCCGCTGCGGCGCCCAGAACCCCGACTGGCTGCGCGATCCCGACCCCGAGTTGCTTCGGCAGTTGCTCCAGGAGGCGAATGGATGGCTGAAGACAATGACCTACGCCCCCGAACTTCCTGGTGCCGACGAGCTGGTCCGGATGCTGATCGAAAGTGGCGTTACACCGTCGCTGGGCCACACCGACGCGGATGCCTCGGTGGCTGCCGCGTCACTGGAAGCCGCCGCCGCAGGACTCGCCCGGTGGGAGGGGCGTACGGCCCGCCCGACGGTGACCCACCTGTTCAACGGGATGCCCCCGCTGCACCACCGGAAACCGGGTCCGCTGGCTGCATGCCTCCGGCTGGCCGGTGCCGGCACGGTCGCCGTCGAGCTGGTCGCCGACGGCGTCCATCTGGCCCCCGAAACCGTGCAGATGGTTTTCCAGTTGGTGAGGGCGGAAAATGTCGTGTTGGTGACGGATTCGATGGCTGCGGCCGGGCTTCCCGATGGGGATTACCGCCTGGGACGATCTGCCGTCTCCGTACGGTCCGGCATGGCCACGCTGCAGGGGGCCGATACCTTGGCCGGAGGCACCGCCACGTTGCTGGATGTGGTGCGCCGGACCATCGAAGCGGGCGTGAGCCCGGCTGAGGCTGTGGCCGCAGCGACGTGTGTTCCGGCGCGGGTTCTCGGTCTTGAGTCTGAGATCGGGAGTCTCCGCGGCGGTATGCGTGCTGATGTGGTGGTGGTTGATCAGCATTTTGGACTTGTGGCCGTCCTGCGTGGCGGTGAAGTAATAGGTCAGGTGGGAACGTCTTGA
- a CDS encoding MurR/RpiR family transcriptional regulator, which translates to MSAVTGHQSSRTVLVRIRSALPSLRTSEQSVANAVLAEPALAATLSIGGLAEKCGTSTTSVVRFYKRIGYQGYSDFRMDLARETTREQAVTNVAVEMYEDIAKTDSLQDVVSKIAFNETMSIADTAEALDVARLSDAVAALSGARRIDIVGVGASAWVGQDLQQKLHRIGLTAHSWSDAHSASTSAALLGPDCVSVAISHSGSTLDTVEAMRIAGEAGARTIAITNHADSPLARAADVVLTTAARESPFRSGALGSRMAQMMVIDCLFVGVAQQSYDSSIAALRKTYQAVQGRKVPQGARP; encoded by the coding sequence ATGAGCGCCGTGACAGGTCACCAATCATCCCGGACGGTCCTGGTCCGGATCCGGTCGGCCCTGCCGTCGCTGCGGACCTCGGAGCAGTCGGTGGCCAATGCGGTCCTCGCCGAACCGGCCCTCGCGGCCACGCTGTCCATCGGCGGGCTCGCCGAGAAGTGCGGGACCTCCACCACCTCCGTGGTCCGGTTCTACAAAAGGATCGGATACCAGGGCTACTCCGACTTCCGGATGGACCTTGCCCGGGAGACCACCCGCGAGCAGGCTGTCACCAATGTCGCTGTCGAGATGTATGAGGACATTGCCAAGACGGACTCGCTGCAGGACGTCGTGTCCAAGATCGCCTTCAATGAAACGATGTCCATCGCGGACACTGCCGAGGCGCTGGATGTCGCCCGGCTCTCGGACGCCGTGGCCGCCCTGTCCGGCGCCCGGCGGATCGACATCGTCGGCGTCGGCGCAAGCGCCTGGGTGGGCCAGGACCTCCAGCAGAAACTGCACCGGATCGGGCTGACGGCGCACAGCTGGTCGGACGCACATTCGGCCAGCACGTCGGCCGCCCTGCTCGGCCCGGATTGTGTGTCCGTTGCCATCTCCCACTCGGGCTCGACGCTGGACACGGTCGAGGCGATGCGGATCGCCGGCGAGGCCGGAGCCCGGACCATCGCCATCACGAACCATGCCGACTCGCCGCTGGCACGGGCCGCCGACGTTGTGCTCACGACGGCGGCGAGGGAGAGTCCGTTCCGCTCCGGCGCCCTCGGCAGCCGCATGGCCCAGATGATGGTCATCGACTGCCTGTTCGTCGGAGTCGCCCAGCAGTCCTATGATTCCTCGATCGCTGCCCTCCGCAAGACCTACCAGGCGGTGCAGGGCAGGAAAGTGCCGCAGGGGGCCAGGCCGTGA
- a CDS encoding N-acetylmuramic acid 6-phosphate etherase, whose translation MSSENHASAQLGSAWLDISTEVRNPRTLDLDQRTTLGILEALNDEDRTAPDAVRQVLPVMALLVEAAAHAVANGGRVHYFGAGTSGRLGIIDAAELMPTFNLAEGVVIAHHAGGSKALIRAVENLEDSWGAGLADAAEVRAGDVVIGIAASGRTPYVGGALDRARQLGVPTALMTCAVNPELGPLADFVMVADTGAEALAGSTRLKAGTAQKMMLNSFSTALMIRLGKTWSNLMVSVLATNEKLRARTVRILMEATGQDEEHCRTALAAAGGDLKVALVSMLTGSGPARSRDAVDAAGGVRAAVESLTV comes from the coding sequence GTGAGTTCAGAAAACCACGCCAGCGCGCAATTGGGCAGCGCTTGGCTGGACATCAGCACTGAGGTGAGAAACCCCCGCACTTTGGACCTGGATCAGCGCACCACCCTCGGCATCCTGGAGGCGCTCAACGACGAGGACCGCACCGCACCGGACGCCGTACGCCAGGTCCTGCCGGTGATGGCCCTGCTGGTCGAGGCCGCCGCGCATGCGGTAGCCAATGGCGGACGCGTGCACTACTTCGGCGCCGGCACGTCCGGCAGGCTCGGGATCATCGACGCAGCAGAGCTGATGCCGACGTTCAATCTGGCCGAGGGCGTGGTCATCGCCCACCATGCCGGCGGCTCGAAGGCCCTCATCCGGGCCGTCGAGAACCTTGAGGACTCCTGGGGCGCCGGCCTCGCCGACGCGGCCGAGGTCCGGGCCGGCGACGTCGTAATCGGCATCGCAGCCTCCGGGCGCACCCCGTACGTCGGCGGCGCCCTGGACCGCGCCCGCCAGCTGGGCGTTCCGACCGCGCTCATGACCTGCGCCGTCAACCCCGAGCTCGGGCCGCTGGCCGACTTCGTGATGGTCGCCGACACCGGCGCCGAGGCCCTGGCCGGCTCCACCCGCCTCAAGGCGGGCACCGCCCAGAAGATGATGCTCAACAGCTTCTCGACCGCCCTCATGATCCGGCTCGGCAAAACGTGGTCGAACCTGATGGTCTCCGTCCTCGCCACCAACGAAAAGCTCCGGGCACGGACTGTCCGCATCCTGATGGAAGCAACAGGGCAGGACGAGGAGCACTGCCGGACCGCCCTGGCGGCGGCCGGGGGCGATCTCAAGGTGGCCCTGGTGTCGATGCTGACCGGCTCCGGCCCGGCACGTTCCCGGGACGCCGTCGACGCCGCCGGCGGCGTGCGCGCCGCCGTCGAATCCCTCACGGTTTAG
- a CDS encoding extracellular solute-binding protein, whose amino-acid sequence MKVRPRHLIAALSLAMLPITACAPGSSSTATDKAAGNSVAGCASPETLKVWSWRPEDVEAYKKIFAAYEEKNCVKVDFQAFKNTEYNQILSTGLTGSNGPDVVQARAYGALQPLIAGGNLTDITGKVEGLDSMDKTIVTGAQGKADGKTYGVPFATQTMQVFYNKKIFKEEGIEVPKTWDDFIKVNEKIQGSGMTPLAVGAKDAWMMPFIHDIFGSAEYGGKDFRDAVQAGKKTFTDAKYVSSVQNLKDLQGFMPKDVVGVSYTDAQVLFTNEQAAMFPGGSFELGFFQKQNPDLDLGVFQVPVRNGSASPKPVSAAYADGNWAINAKSPKQEASLKLLQWMASKEFGQHVVDDLKQFSPVAGVTFNDPVMKEIWDLYQTSPAPYTLLVDFRYGTPSGTDLMGSGVQELFLGSKDAAGVAQKVQDGVSQWFKPTS is encoded by the coding sequence ATGAAGGTACGACCCAGGCACCTGATCGCGGCACTTTCGCTCGCCATGTTGCCGATCACCGCCTGCGCGCCCGGCTCCTCGTCGACCGCAACGGACAAAGCCGCCGGAAACAGCGTCGCGGGGTGCGCCTCGCCCGAGACGCTGAAGGTCTGGTCCTGGCGGCCCGAGGACGTGGAGGCCTACAAGAAGATCTTCGCCGCCTACGAGGAGAAGAACTGCGTCAAGGTCGACTTCCAGGCCTTCAAGAACACGGAATACAACCAGATCCTCTCCACCGGGCTGACCGGCAGCAACGGCCCCGACGTCGTCCAGGCCCGCGCCTACGGCGCACTGCAGCCGCTGATCGCCGGCGGCAACCTCACCGACATCACCGGCAAGGTCGAGGGCCTGGACAGCATGGACAAGACCATCGTCACCGGCGCCCAGGGCAAGGCCGACGGCAAGACCTACGGCGTCCCCTTCGCCACCCAGACGATGCAGGTCTTCTACAACAAGAAGATCTTCAAGGAAGAGGGCATCGAGGTCCCCAAGACCTGGGACGACTTCATCAAGGTCAACGAAAAGATCCAGGGTTCCGGCATGACCCCGCTTGCCGTCGGTGCCAAGGACGCCTGGATGATGCCGTTCATCCACGACATCTTCGGCTCGGCCGAGTACGGCGGCAAGGACTTCCGCGACGCCGTCCAGGCCGGGAAGAAGACCTTCACCGACGCCAAGTACGTCAGCTCGGTCCAGAACCTGAAGGACCTGCAGGGCTTTATGCCCAAGGACGTCGTGGGCGTAAGCTACACCGACGCCCAGGTCCTGTTCACCAACGAGCAGGCCGCCATGTTCCCGGGCGGCTCGTTCGAACTCGGCTTCTTCCAGAAGCAGAACCCGGACCTTGACCTCGGTGTCTTCCAGGTCCCCGTCCGGAACGGCTCCGCCTCCCCGAAGCCGGTCTCGGCCGCCTACGCCGACGGCAACTGGGCCATCAACGCCAAGTCCCCGAAGCAGGAAGCTTCCCTGAAGCTGCTGCAGTGGATGGCGAGCAAGGAATTCGGCCAGCACGTCGTGGATGACCTCAAGCAGTTCTCCCCGGTTGCCGGCGTCACCTTCAACGACCCGGTCATGAAGGAAATCTGGGACCTCTACCAGACCAGCCCCGCGCCGTACACGCTGCTGGTCGACTTCCGCTACGGCACGCCCTCCGGCACCGACCTGATGGGATCCGGCGTCCAGGAACTGTTCCTCGGCAGCAAGGACGCCGCCGGCGTCGCGCAGAAGGTCCAGGACGGAGTCTCCCAGTGGTTCAAGCCGACCAGCTGA
- a CDS encoding sugar ABC transporter permease, which produces MVQADQLTRPKPRKRSPRPAGTVLGWPATVIFLAPAVIIFSVFVLYPMITAFSYSFFDWQGTARGAFSGVENFFTLFTAEPFKSELPRALMHNLLLFAGAMVFQNTVGLAIASFLYKRRRFKKLFQTLYTLPYLVSPLVIGYLWTLLLSPLFGPVNALLKAIGLGELAQPWLGQPSTALWVIVLVTAWQWLGFPILLYGAALGGIPEELTEAASLDGATAWQRFRSITLPLLTSAIGTVSILTFIGSMEALALPYAMGGSTGSPAGATDVLSLMFYRTAFESGASNAIGVSSALATLLFLFIFGVALLFTSIIRRRERKLS; this is translated from the coding sequence GTGGTTCAAGCCGACCAGCTGACCCGCCCCAAGCCGCGCAAGCGCAGTCCCCGCCCGGCGGGGACTGTGCTTGGCTGGCCGGCGACTGTAATCTTCCTTGCCCCCGCGGTGATCATCTTCTCCGTCTTCGTGCTGTACCCGATGATCACCGCCTTCAGCTACTCCTTCTTCGACTGGCAGGGCACCGCCCGCGGCGCGTTCTCCGGCGTCGAGAACTTCTTCACCCTGTTCACGGCGGAGCCGTTCAAGTCGGAGCTGCCGCGGGCACTGATGCACAACCTCCTGCTCTTCGCCGGCGCCATGGTCTTCCAGAACACCGTCGGGCTGGCCATCGCCTCGTTCCTGTACAAGCGCAGGCGCTTCAAGAAGCTGTTCCAGACGCTCTACACGCTGCCGTACCTCGTCAGCCCGCTGGTCATCGGCTACCTGTGGACCCTGCTGCTCTCGCCCCTGTTCGGGCCGGTCAACGCGCTGCTCAAGGCGATCGGCCTGGGCGAGCTGGCGCAGCCCTGGCTGGGCCAGCCGTCCACGGCACTCTGGGTGATCGTGCTCGTCACCGCCTGGCAGTGGCTCGGCTTCCCGATCCTGCTCTACGGCGCCGCCCTCGGCGGCATCCCGGAGGAACTGACCGAGGCGGCGTCGCTCGACGGCGCGACGGCGTGGCAGCGCTTCCGCTCGATCACGCTGCCGCTGCTGACCTCGGCGATCGGCACGGTCAGCATCCTGACCTTCATCGGGTCCATGGAAGCGCTGGCGCTGCCGTACGCCATGGGCGGGTCCACCGGTTCACCGGCCGGAGCCACCGACGTCCTGTCGCTGATGTTCTACCGGACCGCCTTTGAATCCGGGGCATCAAACGCGATCGGGGTCTCCTCGGCCCTGGCCACGCTGCTGTTCCTCTTCATCTTCGGCGTGGCGCTGCTCTTCACGTCAATCATCCGACGCAGGGAAAGGAAACTCTCCTGA
- a CDS encoding carbohydrate ABC transporter permease — translation MSLLTEKKPAAGLPAPEPKRRQPALRKGAAGRFAVSGFLWVYAVIAVAPLLVMVFSSLRTTREMARNPLALPLNPNFGSYTKAWVQASFGTFFANSLLVTIGSVLISTIVSLLAAYALARSRSRVTAIIEAVFLSGLMLPVYLAILPVFYLLDAMGLVDNKLGLIMVYAALSIPFSVFVLTSFFRQLPLELEEAARIDGAGSFTMFWHIMLPLVKPAIATVVVFRFVPIWNDFFYPLILMRSKENYTLPVGLTTFFGEYQTDWPTLFAGLVIATIPLVVLFLVATKQIVAGLTAGMSK, via the coding sequence ATGAGTCTCCTGACAGAGAAAAAGCCCGCCGCCGGGCTGCCGGCGCCGGAACCGAAGCGCCGCCAGCCGGCGCTCAGGAAGGGTGCGGCCGGCCGGTTCGCCGTCTCGGGCTTCCTCTGGGTCTACGCGGTCATCGCCGTCGCGCCCCTCCTGGTCATGGTCTTCAGCTCGCTGCGGACCACCCGCGAGATGGCGCGGAACCCGCTGGCACTGCCGTTGAACCCCAACTTCGGCAGCTACACCAAGGCCTGGGTGCAGGCGTCCTTCGGGACCTTCTTCGCGAACTCCCTGCTGGTGACCATCGGCTCGGTGCTGATCTCCACCATCGTCTCGCTGCTGGCGGCCTACGCGCTGGCACGGAGCAGGTCCCGGGTCACCGCCATCATCGAGGCCGTCTTCCTGTCCGGCCTGATGCTCCCGGTCTACCTGGCCATCCTCCCGGTGTTCTACCTGCTGGACGCGATGGGCCTGGTGGACAACAAGCTCGGCCTGATCATGGTGTACGCGGCGCTGAGCATCCCGTTCTCGGTGTTTGTGCTGACATCGTTCTTCCGGCAGCTTCCGCTGGAACTGGAGGAAGCGGCGCGGATCGACGGCGCCGGCAGCTTCACGATGTTCTGGCACATCATGCTGCCGCTGGTGAAACCGGCGATCGCGACCGTCGTCGTCTTCCGGTTCGTGCCGATCTGGAACGACTTCTTCTACCCGCTGATCCTGATGCGCTCCAAGGAGAACTACACGCTGCCGGTTGGGCTCACCACGTTCTTCGGGGAGTACCAGACCGACTGGCCCACCCTGTTCGCCGGGCTGGTCATTGCCACCATCCCGCTCGTGGTGCTCTTCCTCGTCGCCACCAAGCAGATTGTCGCCGGCCTCACGGCCGGCATGAGCAAATGA
- a CDS encoding BadF/BadG/BcrA/BcrD ATPase family protein produces MSAVQSEWILGLDIGGSGSRAALQRVDAAGEPPTSFTGARIEVGAAGIALPAILASLLPQALHAVAERGGKLLAAGVGMSGLLSLTAGTDDAHRALHAQLGPIPVALASDAVTSLVGGLGIGGGAVVSAGTGVVGLGTDFSRCWHRVDGWGHVLGDLGSGSWIGTAGLRAALAAHDGRPGGSPALLASLRERWGAPEELPRKIYTRDDRAGVLAAFAKDVAGAAHDGDAVAAGIWTRAGSLLADNLAAALGSGVPPVATYTGGLFDAGELLLEPLAERFREIRPDAELRPPLGGSLDGALALARELLRAPATFPDQEPYLTSRRVNP; encoded by the coding sequence ATGAGTGCCGTGCAGAGCGAGTGGATTCTCGGCCTGGACATCGGCGGCAGCGGGAGCCGGGCGGCGCTGCAGCGCGTCGACGCCGCTGGCGAACCGCCGACGAGTTTCACGGGGGCCAGGATCGAGGTCGGCGCGGCCGGCATCGCGCTGCCGGCCATCCTGGCGTCCCTTCTGCCGCAGGCCCTGCACGCCGTCGCGGAGCGCGGCGGCAAGCTCCTGGCCGCCGGCGTCGGGATGAGCGGGCTGCTCAGCCTCACGGCCGGCACCGACGACGCCCACCGCGCCCTCCACGCCCAGCTGGGTCCCATCCCCGTCGCCCTGGCCTCGGACGCCGTCACGTCGCTCGTGGGCGGCCTCGGCATCGGCGGCGGGGCCGTGGTGTCCGCCGGCACCGGCGTCGTTGGCCTGGGCACCGACTTCAGCCGGTGCTGGCACCGCGTGGACGGCTGGGGGCATGTCCTCGGCGATCTGGGCAGCGGAAGCTGGATCGGCACCGCCGGGCTCCGGGCCGCCCTCGCCGCGCACGACGGCCGGCCCGGCGGATCGCCCGCCCTGCTGGCGTCACTGCGCGAACGCTGGGGCGCACCGGAGGAGCTTCCCCGGAAGATTTACACCCGGGACGACCGTGCGGGTGTCCTCGCGGCCTTCGCGAAGGATGTGGCCGGGGCCGCGCACGACGGCGACGCCGTCGCCGCCGGCATCTGGACGCGCGCGGGGTCGCTGCTCGCAGACAACCTCGCCGCCGCGCTCGGCTCCGGGGTCCCGCCCGTCGCAACGTACACCGGCGGGCTGTTCGACGCCGGGGAGCTGCTCCTCGAGCCGCTGGCCGAGCGCTTCCGCGAGATCCGCCCCGACGCCGAGCTGCGCCCGCCGCTCGGCGGTTCCCTCGACGGAGCCCTGGCCCTCGCCCGTGAACTGCTCCGGGCACCCGCCACCTTCCCGGACCAGGAGCCGTACCTGACCTCCCGGCGGGTGAATCCATGA
- a CDS encoding N-acetylmannosamine-6-phosphate 2-epimerase, with product MTPHAALIKSLMGRLIVSCQARTGNPLYGPVHISALALAAEQGGAAALRVQGEEDIRAVKARCTLPVIGIRKVFDAGPVYITPTFADAAVIVEAGADIVALDATLRPRKGPDSAGELIRRIRGELGVPVMADVDSLAAAQAAAAAGAELIATTLAGYTSDAPPPAGPDFALLEQLWAAVNVPVVAEGRFWEPGQVEDAFLLGASAVVIGTAVTNPMRITERFVRSTPAHSQG from the coding sequence ATGACCCCGCACGCGGCGCTCATCAAGTCGCTTATGGGCCGGCTGATCGTGTCCTGCCAGGCCAGGACCGGCAACCCGCTGTACGGTCCGGTCCACATTTCTGCCCTTGCACTCGCCGCCGAACAGGGCGGCGCGGCCGCGCTCCGCGTCCAGGGCGAAGAGGACATCCGCGCCGTCAAGGCACGGTGCACACTGCCGGTCATCGGCATCCGCAAGGTCTTTGACGCAGGCCCCGTCTACATCACGCCCACCTTCGCCGACGCGGCGGTCATCGTCGAGGCCGGCGCCGATATCGTGGCCCTCGATGCGACGCTCCGCCCCCGGAAGGGCCCGGATTCCGCGGGGGAACTGATCCGGCGCATCCGCGGCGAACTCGGGGTGCCGGTGATGGCCGACGTCGACTCCCTCGCCGCCGCACAGGCCGCGGCCGCAGCGGGAGCGGAACTCATCGCGACAACCCTCGCCGGGTACACGTCGGACGCACCGCCGCCGGCGGGCCCGGATTTTGCGTTGCTGGAACAGCTCTGGGCCGCCGTGAATGTCCCCGTCGTCGCCGAGGGCAGGTTCTGGGAACCCGGCCAGGTGGAGGATGCGTTCCTGCTCGGCGCGAGCGCCGTGGTGATCGGCACCGCCGTCACGAACCCGATGCGCATTACTGAACGATTTGTCCGCTCCACGCCCGCGCACAGCCAGGGCTGA
- a CDS encoding glucosamine-6-phosphate deaminase yields the protein MRIIATDTAAEAGFTAALLVAALVTAQPTAVLGLATGSSPQTLYEALERENVDLRRVRAFSLDEYLGLGHADPESYAQTIRRDVVERLGLDPALVRTPDGLADDPRQEAAEYERSIRDAGGIDLQILGIGSNGHLAFNEPPSAFDSRTRVVELAQRTRQDNARFFRAAADVPTHAITQGLGTIFEARQLLLIAHGEGKAQAVARAVEGPVTEDFPASLIQRHPRATLVLDGAAASRLQPGALATAACGAQLRSRVSP from the coding sequence GTGAGGATCATCGCAACAGATACCGCAGCGGAGGCCGGCTTCACTGCCGCACTACTCGTCGCTGCGCTCGTTACGGCCCAGCCGACGGCGGTCCTCGGCCTGGCCACAGGTTCCTCACCCCAGACCCTGTACGAGGCGCTGGAACGGGAGAACGTGGATCTGCGCCGCGTCCGCGCGTTCTCCCTGGACGAGTACCTGGGCCTTGGGCACGCCGACCCCGAGAGCTACGCCCAGACCATCAGGCGGGACGTGGTCGAGCGCCTGGGCCTGGATCCCGCCCTGGTCCGCACCCCTGACGGCCTGGCGGACGACCCGCGCCAGGAGGCGGCGGAGTATGAGCGAAGCATCCGGGACGCGGGCGGAATCGATCTCCAGATCCTCGGGATCGGTTCCAACGGGCATCTCGCGTTCAACGAGCCGCCATCCGCGTTCGATTCCCGGACCCGGGTGGTCGAACTGGCGCAGAGAACGCGCCAGGACAACGCGAGGTTCTTTAGGGCTGCGGCGGACGTCCCCACCCACGCCATCACGCAGGGCCTGGGAACAATCTTCGAGGCACGGCAGCTATTGCTCATCGCCCACGGCGAGGGCAAGGCCCAAGCCGTGGCGCGCGCCGTGGAAGGCCCCGTGACGGAAGATTTTCCAGCGTCGTTGATCCAGCGCCACCCCCGCGCCACACTCGTCCTGGATGGGGCCGCTGCAAGCCGTCTCCAGCCCGGCGCCCTGGCCACAGCAGCCTGCGGGGCACAGTTGAGAAGCCGGGTGTCGCCCTAA
- a CDS encoding ABC transporter ATP-binding protein → MSKVESRTPGTGAAGGGPGGATREAPLRIPRPAGGPGRGGPFAGMNVPAEKAMNFWPSARRLLGQLRPERLWLVLVLLLAVVSVTFSVIGPRLLGEGTNLIFAGVVSKQLPAGMSQEQLIAQLRAEGQDQQADMLSAMTLTPGAGIDFAALANVLLWALVLYVLASGFMWMQAYILNGVVQRTMFRLRERIEAKVNRLPLRYFDSIQRGELLSRVTNDVDNISQSLQQSISQAVTSLLTVLGVLVMMFILSPTLALIALVTVPLTLVTTALIAKRSQKLFVAQWKHTGELNGQIEETYTGHALVKVFGRQREVEERFRLKNAELYEASFGAQFVSGLIMPAMTFIGNLVYVGIAVVGGLQVAAGAMQLGDVQAFIQYSRQFTQPLAQLGSMANLLQSGVASAERVFELLDTEEESPDPADAVEPPATRGRLVFEHVSFAYSPDKPLIADLSLVAEPGQTVAIVGPTGAGKTTLVNLMMRFYELDAGRITLDGVDVTAMTRDELRSRMGMVLQDTWLFGGTIRDNIAYGRPGASEAEILEAAKATYVDRFVRSLPEGYDTVLEDEGGNVSAGEKQLLTIARAFLARPSVLILDEATSSVDTRTEVLVQKAMSALRSDRTSFVIAHRLSTIRDADLILVMEAGQIVEQGTHASLLEAGGAYAALYAAQFAAPVAEV, encoded by the coding sequence GGGATGAACGTGCCGGCGGAGAAGGCGATGAACTTCTGGCCGTCCGCGCGGCGGCTGCTGGGCCAGCTGCGGCCGGAGCGGCTGTGGCTGGTGCTGGTCCTGCTTCTCGCCGTCGTGAGTGTGACGTTCTCCGTGATCGGGCCGCGGCTCCTCGGCGAGGGCACCAACCTGATCTTCGCCGGCGTCGTCTCCAAGCAGCTCCCGGCCGGGATGAGCCAGGAGCAGCTGATCGCGCAGCTGCGCGCCGAGGGCCAGGACCAGCAGGCGGACATGCTCAGCGCCATGACGCTGACGCCGGGCGCGGGGATCGACTTCGCGGCGCTCGCCAACGTGCTGCTGTGGGCGCTGGTGCTGTATGTGCTGGCCTCGGGATTCATGTGGATGCAGGCATATATCCTCAACGGCGTGGTGCAGCGGACGATGTTCCGGCTGCGGGAGCGGATCGAGGCGAAGGTCAACCGGCTCCCGCTGCGGTATTTCGACTCGATCCAGCGCGGCGAGCTGCTGAGCCGGGTCACCAACGACGTGGACAACATCTCGCAGAGCCTGCAGCAGTCCATCAGCCAGGCGGTCACGTCGCTGCTGACTGTGCTGGGCGTGCTGGTGATGATGTTCATCCTTTCGCCCACGCTGGCGCTGATCGCGCTGGTCACCGTGCCGCTGACGCTGGTGACGACGGCGCTGATCGCCAAGCGGTCGCAGAAGCTGTTTGTGGCGCAGTGGAAGCACACGGGGGAGCTGAACGGGCAGATCGAGGAGACGTACACGGGCCACGCGCTGGTGAAGGTGTTCGGCCGGCAGCGGGAGGTGGAGGAGCGGTTCCGGCTGAAGAACGCGGAGCTGTATGAGGCCAGCTTCGGCGCGCAGTTCGTGTCCGGCCTGATCATGCCGGCCATGACGTTCATCGGTAACCTGGTCTACGTGGGGATCGCCGTGGTGGGCGGCCTGCAGGTGGCGGCGGGGGCGATGCAGCTGGGGGACGTGCAGGCGTTCATCCAGTACTCGCGGCAGTTCACCCAGCCGCTGGCCCAGCTGGGCTCGATGGCGAACCTGCTGCAGTCCGGGGTGGCGTCGGCCGAGCGGGTGTTCGAGCTGCTGGACACCGAGGAGGAATCGCCGGATCCGGCCGATGCTGTTGAGCCTCCGGCGACGCGGGGCCGGCTGGTGTTCGAGCACGTGTCCTTCGCGTATTCGCCGGACAAGCCGCTGATTGCGGACCTGAGCCTGGTGGCCGAGCCCGGGCAGACCGTGGCGATCGTGGGCCCGACGGGCGCGGGCAAGACGACGCTGGTGAACCTGATGATGCGGTTCTACGAGCTCGACGCCGGGCGGATCACGCTCGACGGCGTGGACGTCACCGCGATGACCCGCGACGAGCTGCGCTCGCGGATGGGCATGGTGCTGCAGGACACCTGGCTGTTCGGCGGGACCATCCGGGACAACATCGCCTACGGCCGGCCCGGAGCCTCGGAGGCGGAGATCCTGGAGGCGGCGAAGGCGACGTACGTGGACCGGTTCGTCCGGTCGCTGCCGGAGGGCTACGACACGGTGCTGGAAGACGAGGGCGGGAATGTCTCGGCGGGGGAGAAGCAGCTGCTGACCATTGCTAGGGCCTTCCTGGCCCGGCCGTCGGTGCTGATCCTGGACGAGGCCACGAGCTCGGTGGACACCCGCACCGAGGTGCTGGTGCAGAAGGCCATGAGCGCCTTGCGGAGCGACCGGACGTCGTTTGTCATTGCCCACCGGCTCTCCACCATCCGCGACGCCGACCTCATCCTGGTGATGGAGGCGGGCCAGATCGTGGAGCAGGGGACGCACGCGTCACTGCTGGAGGCAGGCGGGGCATACGCCGCGCTGTATGCGGCGCAGTTCGCGGCCCCCGTGGCGGAGGTCTGA